The Balearica regulorum gibbericeps isolate bBalReg1 chromosome 22, bBalReg1.pri, whole genome shotgun sequence genome includes a region encoding these proteins:
- the CLSPN gene encoding claspin isoform X2 — MAAAAAALAELPLEDLNSDLQKTLESDSDSGQGSCETASPSHRSKEIASLDDRDSEEEIFVRKKAKSKKVLQESESEDGEDGGSSVQNDAPGGDKENEEEIENITAQRNKKSHRIRQGLLDSDDSDTGDQLQIENLEKSRKSGLPGNELEEERPLKSGKKYRKHKPDFEEETAKNAVGKSRRRKEKERRIECIKQLKKEKKPRAEVDGGERYPFNDSGCLLDDKELFDNGLEEENDYPPEDEESLESIRAAVKNKIKKYKSKEWFSEGEGYKHVFNDENEEPVLKEPKRKERKAARLSKEAIKQLHSETQRLIRETSVSLPYHVPETKSIHDFFKRRPRPLCHGNAMALLKSSKYQLSLNEESAETKNLSADCKDGRIEGDQSAAKEPETSLGGDVDTTVNEPLADVGKNLTGDCAEKPGQDSDGSHTVGAVTTSNNTGEQQHSDFVSTDCSEQKENEMPLAAGGDALERRDETRPDLQCEKSNQPVGPGLGAQPEKARKSKLDKLRELGIDLSVKPRICSGNESFINLDESDSNKELEALKARFLKHTLRTSKSKVERTVNMSIIRKEMTSEGKEELKADVVPAVLAAEGLDERVHTKPGEKLQALKAKLQEAMKLRRTEERQKRQALFKLDNEDMLEEEEEEEEEEEEMTDESEEEEEGSHENVEFLLGEAEEDNEDAEEKRVEDGDKETDKESLDGEKLEKSVHCDSVPKPPSTESTLMLFKDSSSKMGYSLPDEKLEMEEAADKGPTKLEDDDSFSLPTLAKENSHNSSFELIGSMIPSYQPYNKQMSRGGNFASAAGGFRSPSPGFFKTSFVSSASKSSGKTSEPSLPIEDSQDLYNASPEPKSLFPGAEESQFQFSLEDDTQSQLLDADGFLNVGQHRNKYQSSKHQLTLASMDENAMDANMDELLDLCSGQFSSQAEHVPNTSSNKKQNMEELLNLCSGKFVSQGSPTWASSVSSKAEKDSDIEDPMAEALALCSGSFSTDKEEEDEEEQEELGDFQLLTDDNAFDSEEDEKSGDSNPEEAEVSDEEEELLRPRQGLKKKLKLQDFMEDEAELSGSDVGSEDEYDGEDLNEYEEEIIDEELPNEVELENQIHKFHMKAMLDDDKRQLRLYQERYLIDGDLHSDGPGRMRRFRWKNIDYASQIDLFQRDSDNDDENEQFDETEAKWRKERFEREQWLREQKEKNKEQEEEEEIGEDSQFMKLAKKVTAKSLQKKASPAAVVQDTTLLPRNPFETFRPASDIQIKNGSLLNRPKAVLQKLAAMSDLNPNAPRNSRNFVFHTLSPDKSAEAKEKSKLQVKKRGPAAVVTSLAKRPRVDSTEETSQSRSIFQYLES, encoded by the exons ATGGCGGCGGCTGCTGCCGCCCTCGCTGAG CTTCCGTTAGAAGATTTGAATTCAGACTTGCAGAAAACCCTCGAGAGTGACTCTGACAGCGGACAGGGCAGCTGTGAAACGGCCTCTCCAAGTCACCGCAGCAAGGAGATAGCGTCTCTTGATGACAGAG attcagaggaagagatttttgtacgtaaaaaagcaaaaagcaagaagGTGCTTCAGGAGAGTGAGAGCGAAGACGGAGAGGATGGTGGCTCTTCTGTGCAGAACGATGCTCCGGGTGGAGACAAGGAAAACGAAGAGGAAATAGAGAACATTACTGCCCAGAGGAACAAGAAATCTCATCGGATTCGCCAAGGTCTGCTAGACAGTGATGACAGTGACACTGGTGACCAATTGCAGATTGAAAACcttgaaaaaagcagaaagtctGGCTTGCCTGGGAATGAGTTGGAAGAGGAGAGACCCCTAAAATCTGggaaaaagtacagaaaacatAAACCTGATTTTGAAGAAGAGACCGCAAAAAATGCTGTAGGAAAatcaagaagaagaaaggagaaggagagaagaattGAGTGCattaaacagctgaaaaaagaaaagaagcctaGAGCAGAG GTAGATGGTGGTGAGAGGTATCCTTTTAATGACAGTGGATGTCTTCTTGATGACAAAGAACTCTTTGATAATGGCTTAGAAGAGGAAAACGATTACCCCCCAGAGGATGAAGAGTCGTTAGAATCAATACGAGCggcagtgaaaaacaaaataaaaaaatacaag AGCAAAGAATGGTTTTCTGAGGGTGAAGGCTACAAACATGTATTTAATGATGAGAATGAGGAACCTGTATTAAAAGAACCAAAAAGGAAG gAGCGGAAAGCAGCAAGGTTAAGTAAAGAAGCCATTAAACAACTACATAGTGAGACCCAGCGACTTATCAGAG AAACATCTGTGTCTCTCCCATACCACGTCCCTGAAACCAAAAGCATTCATGACTTCTTCAAGCGTAGACCTCGACCACTATGCCATGGAAATGCCATGGCATTGCTGAA GTCCAGTAAATACCAGCTATCCCTAAATGAAGAATCTGCAGAGACTAAGAACTTGAGCGCGGATTGCAAAGATGGGCGAATAGAAGGTGATCAATCAGCAGCTAAAGAACCAGAAACAAGCCTTGGTGGAGATGTTGATACTACTGTGAACGAGCCTCTTGCTGATGTAGGGAAGAACTTGACAGGAGACTGTGCTGAAAAGCCCGGGCAGGACAGCGATGGTTCTCATACAGTTGGTGCTGTAACAACTAGTAATAATACGGGAGAACAGCAGCACTCTGACTTCGTAAGCACTGATTGTAGTGaacaaaaagagaatgaaatgcctctggcagctggaggagatgcCCTGGAGCGAAGGGATGAAACAAGACCGGATTTACAATGTGAAAAAAGCAATCAACCAGTGGGGCCTGGATTGGGGGCACAACCTGAGAAAGCAAGGAAGTCCAAGTTGGATAAACTTCGCGAACTGGGAATAGACCTGTCCGTCAAGCCACGAATCTGCTCTGGCAATGAATCCTTTATAAACCTCGATGAATCTGATTCAAATAAAG AATTAGAAGCCTTGAAAGCACGTTTCTTGAAGCACACTCTTCGAACGTCAAAATCCAAAGTTGAACGAACCGTAAACATGAGCATTATTCGTAAGGAGATGACgtcagaaggaaaagaggagctGAAAGCAGACGTTGTACCAGCAGTGTTAGCTGCAGAGGGCCTGGATGAAAGAGTCCACACCAAGCCAG gtgAAAAGCTACAAGCGCTGAAGGCTAAACTCCAGGAGGCCATGAAACTCCGCAGGACTGAGGAACGCCAAAAGCGGCAAGCATTGTTTAAACTGGATAATGAGGACAtgttggaggaggaagaggaggaggaggaagaggaggaagaaatgacagatgaatctgaggaagaggaagaaggcagTCATGAG AATGTGGAATTTCTGCTTGGTGAAGCAGAGGAAGATAATGAGGATGCAGAAGAGAAACGTGTTGAAGATGGTGATAAAGAAACCGACAAAGAATCACTTGATggagagaagctggagaaaTCTGTGCACTGTGATTCTGTTCCCAAACCACCTTCAACAGAGTCTACATTGATGCTTTTTAAGGACAGTTCCTCCAAAATGGG ATACTCTCTTCCTGATGAGAAACTTGAAATGGAAGAAGCTGCAGACAAAGGACCTACCAAGTTAG aggatgATGATTCCTTTTCTCTACCAACACTAGCAAAAGAGAATAGCCATAATAGCAGCTTTGAGTTGATCGGCTCCATGATTCCATCGTATCAGCCTTATAACAAACAGATGTCACGTGGAGGGAACTTTGCGTCTGCAGCAGGAGGTTTCAGGTCACCTTCCCCAGgttttttcaaaacaagcttTGTCAGCTCTGCTTCCAAG AGCTCAGGAAAGACGTCTGAGCCCTCTCTTCCCATAGAAGATTCCCAGGACCTGTATAATGCTTCTCCTGAGCCTAAGAGTTTATTTCCAGGGGCTGAGGAGTCACAGTTCCAGTTTTCTCTGGAAGATGACACTCAGAGCCAGCTGCTTGATGCAGATGG GTTCTTGAACGTCGGACAACATAGGAATAAATACCAGTCCTCAAAGCATCAGCTGACTCTGGCCAGTATGGATGAGAATGCAATGGATGCCAATATGGATGAATTATTGGACTTGTGTTCTGGACAGTTTAGCAGTCAAGCTGAACACGTGCCAAATAccagcagcaacaaaaagcagaacatGGAGGAATTGCTCAATCTTTGCTCAGGAAAATTTGTGTCTCAGG GTTCTCCAACATGGGCATCTTCAGTGTCTTCCAAGGCAGAAAAAGATAGCGACATAGAAGATCCAATGGCGGAAGCTCTAGCACTTTGTTCAGGCTCCTTTTCCACAGACAA ggaagaggaagatgaggaggagcAAGAAGAACTTGgtgattttcagcttttgacAGATGACAATGCCTTTGATAGTGAAGAG GATGAAAAAAGTGGAGACAGTAATCCTGAAGAAGCAGAAGTTAGTGATGAAGAAGAAGAATTGCTGAGACCTAGACAGGGCTTGAAGAAAAAACT aaaactgCAGGATTTCATGGAAGATGAGGCAGAGCTGTCAGGGAGCGATGTGGGAAGCGAGGATGAATATGATGGTGAAGACCTGAACGAATACGAAGAAGAGATTATTGATGAGGAACTCCCTAATGAAGTGGAATTAGAAAATCAAATACACAAATTCCACAT GAAGGCAATGCTTGATGATGACAAGCGTCAGTTACGCTTGTACCAGGAGAGATACCTCATTGATGGTGACCTGCACAGCGATGGCCCTGGCAGAATGAGGAGATTCAGATGGAAAAACATAG ATTATGCTTCACAGATTGACTTGTTTCAGAGAGATTCAGATAATGATGACGAAAATGAACAGTTTGATGAGACAGAAGCAAAATGGAGGAAAGAGCGATTTGAACGAGAACAGTGGCTTCGTGAGCAG aaggaaaaaaataaagagcaggaggaggaggaagaaattggTGAAGACAGCCAATTCATGAAACTAGCAAAAAAAGTAACTGCTAAGTCCCTACAGAAGAAAG CGAGCCCTGCAGCAGTGGTACAAGACACAACACTATTACCCAGGAACCCGTTTGAAACATTCAGACCTGCCAGTGACATCCAG aTAAAAAATGGGTCTCTCTTGAACAGACCTAAAGCTGTCCTTCAGAAACTAGCAGCAATGTCAGATCTTAATCCAAACGCACCTCGAAATTCAAGGAATTTTGTCTTTCATACACTTTCCCCAGACAAGAGTGCAGAGGCAAAGGAGAAATCAAAACTTCAG GTGAAGAAAAGAGGTCCTGCTGCAGTGGTAACATCTCTGGCCAAACGGCCCAGGGTAGACAGCACAGAGGAAACGAGTCAGAGCCGAAGCATATTCCAGTACTTGGAGagttga
- the CLSPN gene encoding claspin isoform X1, producing the protein MAAAAAALAELPLEDLNSDLQKTLESDSDSGQGSCETASPSHRSKEIASLDDRDSEEEIFVRKKAKSKKVLQESESEDGEDGGSSVQNDAPGGDKENEEEIENITAQRNKKSHRIRQGLLDSDDSDTGDQLQIENLEKSRKSGLPGNELEEERPLKSGKKYRKHKPDFEEETAKNAVGKSRRRKEKERRIECIKQLKKEKKPRAEVDGGERYPFNDSGCLLDDKELFDNGLEEENDYPPEDEESLESIRAAVKNKIKKYKSKEWFSEGEGYKHVFNDENEEPVLKEPKRKERKAARLSKEAIKQLHSETQRLIRETSVSLPYHVPETKSIHDFFKRRPRPLCHGNAMALLKSSKYQLSLNEESAETKNLSADCKDGRIEGDQSAAKEPETSLGGDVDTTVNEPLADVGKNLTGDCAEKPGQDSDGSHTVGAVTTSNNTGEQQHSDFVSTDCSEQKENEMPLAAGGDALERRDETRPDLQCEKSNQPVGPGLGAQPEKARKSKLDKLRELGIDLSVKPRICSGNESFINLDESDSNKELEALKARFLKHTLRTSKSKVERTVNMSIIRKEMTSEGKEELKADVVPAVLAAEGLDERVHTKPGEKLQALKAKLQEAMKLRRTEERQKRQALFKLDNEDMLEEEEEEEEEEEEMTDESEEEEEGSHENVEFLLGEAEEDNEDAEEKRVEDGDKETDKESLDGEKLEKSVHCDSVPKPPSTESTLMLFKDSSSKMGYSLPDEKLEMEEAADKGPTKLEDDDSFSLPTLAKENSHNSSFELIGSMIPSYQPYNKQMSRGGNFASAAGGFRSPSPGFFKTSFVSSASKSSGKTSEPSLPIEDSQDLYNASPEPKSLFPGAEESQFQFSLEDDTQSQLLDADGFLNVGQHRNKYQSSKHQLTLASMDENAMDANMDELLDLCSGQFSSQAEHVPNTSSNKKQNMEELLNLCSGKFVSQAGSPTWASSVSSKAEKDSDIEDPMAEALALCSGSFSTDKEEEDEEEQEELGDFQLLTDDNAFDSEEDEKSGDSNPEEAEVSDEEEELLRPRQGLKKKLKLQDFMEDEAELSGSDVGSEDEYDGEDLNEYEEEIIDEELPNEVELENQIHKFHMKAMLDDDKRQLRLYQERYLIDGDLHSDGPGRMRRFRWKNIDYASQIDLFQRDSDNDDENEQFDETEAKWRKERFEREQWLREQKEKNKEQEEEEEIGEDSQFMKLAKKVTAKSLQKKASPAAVVQDTTLLPRNPFETFRPASDIQIKNGSLLNRPKAVLQKLAAMSDLNPNAPRNSRNFVFHTLSPDKSAEAKEKSKLQVKKRGPAAVVTSLAKRPRVDSTEETSQSRSIFQYLES; encoded by the exons ATGGCGGCGGCTGCTGCCGCCCTCGCTGAG CTTCCGTTAGAAGATTTGAATTCAGACTTGCAGAAAACCCTCGAGAGTGACTCTGACAGCGGACAGGGCAGCTGTGAAACGGCCTCTCCAAGTCACCGCAGCAAGGAGATAGCGTCTCTTGATGACAGAG attcagaggaagagatttttgtacgtaaaaaagcaaaaagcaagaagGTGCTTCAGGAGAGTGAGAGCGAAGACGGAGAGGATGGTGGCTCTTCTGTGCAGAACGATGCTCCGGGTGGAGACAAGGAAAACGAAGAGGAAATAGAGAACATTACTGCCCAGAGGAACAAGAAATCTCATCGGATTCGCCAAGGTCTGCTAGACAGTGATGACAGTGACACTGGTGACCAATTGCAGATTGAAAACcttgaaaaaagcagaaagtctGGCTTGCCTGGGAATGAGTTGGAAGAGGAGAGACCCCTAAAATCTGggaaaaagtacagaaaacatAAACCTGATTTTGAAGAAGAGACCGCAAAAAATGCTGTAGGAAAatcaagaagaagaaaggagaaggagagaagaattGAGTGCattaaacagctgaaaaaagaaaagaagcctaGAGCAGAG GTAGATGGTGGTGAGAGGTATCCTTTTAATGACAGTGGATGTCTTCTTGATGACAAAGAACTCTTTGATAATGGCTTAGAAGAGGAAAACGATTACCCCCCAGAGGATGAAGAGTCGTTAGAATCAATACGAGCggcagtgaaaaacaaaataaaaaaatacaag AGCAAAGAATGGTTTTCTGAGGGTGAAGGCTACAAACATGTATTTAATGATGAGAATGAGGAACCTGTATTAAAAGAACCAAAAAGGAAG gAGCGGAAAGCAGCAAGGTTAAGTAAAGAAGCCATTAAACAACTACATAGTGAGACCCAGCGACTTATCAGAG AAACATCTGTGTCTCTCCCATACCACGTCCCTGAAACCAAAAGCATTCATGACTTCTTCAAGCGTAGACCTCGACCACTATGCCATGGAAATGCCATGGCATTGCTGAA GTCCAGTAAATACCAGCTATCCCTAAATGAAGAATCTGCAGAGACTAAGAACTTGAGCGCGGATTGCAAAGATGGGCGAATAGAAGGTGATCAATCAGCAGCTAAAGAACCAGAAACAAGCCTTGGTGGAGATGTTGATACTACTGTGAACGAGCCTCTTGCTGATGTAGGGAAGAACTTGACAGGAGACTGTGCTGAAAAGCCCGGGCAGGACAGCGATGGTTCTCATACAGTTGGTGCTGTAACAACTAGTAATAATACGGGAGAACAGCAGCACTCTGACTTCGTAAGCACTGATTGTAGTGaacaaaaagagaatgaaatgcctctggcagctggaggagatgcCCTGGAGCGAAGGGATGAAACAAGACCGGATTTACAATGTGAAAAAAGCAATCAACCAGTGGGGCCTGGATTGGGGGCACAACCTGAGAAAGCAAGGAAGTCCAAGTTGGATAAACTTCGCGAACTGGGAATAGACCTGTCCGTCAAGCCACGAATCTGCTCTGGCAATGAATCCTTTATAAACCTCGATGAATCTGATTCAAATAAAG AATTAGAAGCCTTGAAAGCACGTTTCTTGAAGCACACTCTTCGAACGTCAAAATCCAAAGTTGAACGAACCGTAAACATGAGCATTATTCGTAAGGAGATGACgtcagaaggaaaagaggagctGAAAGCAGACGTTGTACCAGCAGTGTTAGCTGCAGAGGGCCTGGATGAAAGAGTCCACACCAAGCCAG gtgAAAAGCTACAAGCGCTGAAGGCTAAACTCCAGGAGGCCATGAAACTCCGCAGGACTGAGGAACGCCAAAAGCGGCAAGCATTGTTTAAACTGGATAATGAGGACAtgttggaggaggaagaggaggaggaggaagaggaggaagaaatgacagatgaatctgaggaagaggaagaaggcagTCATGAG AATGTGGAATTTCTGCTTGGTGAAGCAGAGGAAGATAATGAGGATGCAGAAGAGAAACGTGTTGAAGATGGTGATAAAGAAACCGACAAAGAATCACTTGATggagagaagctggagaaaTCTGTGCACTGTGATTCTGTTCCCAAACCACCTTCAACAGAGTCTACATTGATGCTTTTTAAGGACAGTTCCTCCAAAATGGG ATACTCTCTTCCTGATGAGAAACTTGAAATGGAAGAAGCTGCAGACAAAGGACCTACCAAGTTAG aggatgATGATTCCTTTTCTCTACCAACACTAGCAAAAGAGAATAGCCATAATAGCAGCTTTGAGTTGATCGGCTCCATGATTCCATCGTATCAGCCTTATAACAAACAGATGTCACGTGGAGGGAACTTTGCGTCTGCAGCAGGAGGTTTCAGGTCACCTTCCCCAGgttttttcaaaacaagcttTGTCAGCTCTGCTTCCAAG AGCTCAGGAAAGACGTCTGAGCCCTCTCTTCCCATAGAAGATTCCCAGGACCTGTATAATGCTTCTCCTGAGCCTAAGAGTTTATTTCCAGGGGCTGAGGAGTCACAGTTCCAGTTTTCTCTGGAAGATGACACTCAGAGCCAGCTGCTTGATGCAGATGG GTTCTTGAACGTCGGACAACATAGGAATAAATACCAGTCCTCAAAGCATCAGCTGACTCTGGCCAGTATGGATGAGAATGCAATGGATGCCAATATGGATGAATTATTGGACTTGTGTTCTGGACAGTTTAGCAGTCAAGCTGAACACGTGCCAAATAccagcagcaacaaaaagcagaacatGGAGGAATTGCTCAATCTTTGCTCAGGAAAATTTGTGTCTCAGG CAGGTTCTCCAACATGGGCATCTTCAGTGTCTTCCAAGGCAGAAAAAGATAGCGACATAGAAGATCCAATGGCGGAAGCTCTAGCACTTTGTTCAGGCTCCTTTTCCACAGACAA ggaagaggaagatgaggaggagcAAGAAGAACTTGgtgattttcagcttttgacAGATGACAATGCCTTTGATAGTGAAGAG GATGAAAAAAGTGGAGACAGTAATCCTGAAGAAGCAGAAGTTAGTGATGAAGAAGAAGAATTGCTGAGACCTAGACAGGGCTTGAAGAAAAAACT aaaactgCAGGATTTCATGGAAGATGAGGCAGAGCTGTCAGGGAGCGATGTGGGAAGCGAGGATGAATATGATGGTGAAGACCTGAACGAATACGAAGAAGAGATTATTGATGAGGAACTCCCTAATGAAGTGGAATTAGAAAATCAAATACACAAATTCCACAT GAAGGCAATGCTTGATGATGACAAGCGTCAGTTACGCTTGTACCAGGAGAGATACCTCATTGATGGTGACCTGCACAGCGATGGCCCTGGCAGAATGAGGAGATTCAGATGGAAAAACATAG ATTATGCTTCACAGATTGACTTGTTTCAGAGAGATTCAGATAATGATGACGAAAATGAACAGTTTGATGAGACAGAAGCAAAATGGAGGAAAGAGCGATTTGAACGAGAACAGTGGCTTCGTGAGCAG aaggaaaaaaataaagagcaggaggaggaggaagaaattggTGAAGACAGCCAATTCATGAAACTAGCAAAAAAAGTAACTGCTAAGTCCCTACAGAAGAAAG CGAGCCCTGCAGCAGTGGTACAAGACACAACACTATTACCCAGGAACCCGTTTGAAACATTCAGACCTGCCAGTGACATCCAG aTAAAAAATGGGTCTCTCTTGAACAGACCTAAAGCTGTCCTTCAGAAACTAGCAGCAATGTCAGATCTTAATCCAAACGCACCTCGAAATTCAAGGAATTTTGTCTTTCATACACTTTCCCCAGACAAGAGTGCAGAGGCAAAGGAGAAATCAAAACTTCAG GTGAAGAAAAGAGGTCCTGCTGCAGTGGTAACATCTCTGGCCAAACGGCCCAGGGTAGACAGCACAGAGGAAACGAGTCAGAGCCGAAGCATATTCCAGTACTTGGAGagttga